In the genome of Triticum urartu cultivar G1812 chromosome 5, Tu2.1, whole genome shotgun sequence, one region contains:
- the LOC125556368 gene encoding transcription factor RADIALIS-like, which yields MSSGSRSASRGGANPEWSKKENKLFEDALAYYGEGTPDRWLKVSRAMGGTKTADEVRRHYEILDDDIKLIESGRVPFPKYNTKGQGAWN from the coding sequence ATGTCTTCTGGGTCGAGGAGCGCATCCCGCGGCGGCGCCAACCCGGAGTGGAGCAAGAAGGAGAACAAGCTGTTCGAGGATGCACTCGCCTACTACGGCGAGGGCACGCCCGACCGTTGGCTCAAGGTGTCCCGCGCCATGGGCGGTACCAAGACGGCTGACGAGGTGCGCCGCCACTACGAGATCCTTGACGACGACATCAAGCTGATCGAGTCCGGCAGGGTCCCTTTCCCCAAGTACAACACCAAGGGCCAGGGGGCTTGGAACTGA
- the LOC125556367 gene encoding protein RADIALIS-like 3 has protein sequence MSSGSSSSSRGGANVEWSKKDNKLFEDALAYYGEGTPDRWLKVSRAMGGTKTADEVRRHYEILDGDIKLIDSGRVPFPNYNTQGQGAWN, from the coding sequence ATGTCTTCTGGGTCGAGTAGCTCATCCCGCGGCGGCGCCAACGTGGAGTGGAGCAAGAAGGATAACAAGCTGTTCGAGGATGCACTCGCCTACTATGGCGAGGGCACGCCCGACCGCTGGCTCAAGGTGTCCCGCGCCATGGGCGGGACCAAGACGGCCGACGAGGTGCGCCGCCACTACGAGATCCTCGACGGCGACATCAAGCTGATCgactccggcagggtccctttcCCCAACTACAACACCCAGGGCCAGGGGGCTTGGAACTGA